The proteins below come from a single Roseiflexus sp. RS-1 genomic window:
- a CDS encoding glycosyltransferase family 4 protein: MRIGIDVRYLSHGLVGGVHTYIKHFVAELCAIAADHQIVLYADTKRPFELNDLPPHVTLRLLPYRGPQSSVYLDYIGLRRAMARDRLDVVHYPANYGFRVPGARVVVTLHDALTIMPLRETLFSSGSRRTLRSMAMTVYLYVGSRLMLRDADMILTVSEHAKQDILRYCRFDPQRIIPIPHAPTPDMRRMSDEAVLTAVRQRYGIDQPFVLADALKNPGVLVRAWRRLPASLRQSHRIVFFSRHPAPLPVVFEAVERDGAALLINPPRPDLIALYSMAEVFVFPSWFEGFGIPVLEAMICGAPVIVSDRGPLPEVSGGAALVMDAEDDTTLAGYLERLLTNPAEASHWRERGFAHAARFSWRKTAQRILESYEQAAQMAYRASAAVKAGR; encoded by the coding sequence ATGCGGATCGGCATCGATGTGCGCTATCTGTCGCACGGTTTGGTTGGCGGCGTTCATACCTATATCAAACATTTCGTCGCAGAATTGTGCGCGATCGCTGCCGATCACCAGATCGTTCTCTACGCCGACACCAAGCGTCCTTTTGAACTGAACGATCTGCCGCCCCATGTGACGCTGCGATTGCTCCCGTATCGAGGTCCGCAATCGAGCGTGTATCTGGACTACATTGGTCTGCGGCGCGCAATGGCGCGTGACCGCCTCGATGTGGTGCATTATCCGGCAAACTATGGTTTTCGCGTTCCCGGCGCGCGGGTGGTGGTGACGCTCCACGATGCGCTGACGATCATGCCGCTCCGGGAGACATTGTTCAGTTCCGGTTCGCGGCGCACACTCCGTTCAATGGCGATGACAGTCTATCTGTATGTCGGTTCGCGGTTGATGCTGCGTGATGCCGATATGATCCTGACCGTTTCGGAGCACGCGAAACAGGATATTCTGCGGTACTGCCGATTTGATCCGCAGCGCATCATCCCCATTCCGCACGCACCGACGCCGGATATGCGCCGGATGAGTGACGAAGCCGTCCTTACCGCTGTCCGCCAGCGTTATGGGATCGATCAGCCGTTCGTTCTCGCGGATGCGCTGAAGAATCCCGGTGTGCTGGTGCGCGCCTGGCGGCGATTGCCAGCGTCGCTGCGCCAGAGCCATCGGATCGTCTTCTTTTCGCGCCATCCTGCGCCGCTGCCGGTGGTCTTCGAGGCGGTCGAACGTGATGGCGCAGCACTGCTGATCAACCCGCCGCGCCCCGACCTGATCGCCCTGTACAGCATGGCAGAAGTGTTCGTCTTCCCTTCGTGGTTTGAGGGTTTCGGCATTCCTGTGCTGGAAGCAATGATCTGCGGCGCGCCGGTGATTGTCTCGGATCGAGGACCACTGCCAGAGGTTTCCGGGGGAGCAGCGCTGGTGATGGATGCCGAGGACGATACCACCCTTGCGGGATACCTGGAGCGATTGCTGACCAATCCGGCGGAAGCATCCCATTGGCGCGAACGTGGTTTCGCTCATGCGGCGCGGTTCAGCTGGCGCAAGACCGCACAGCGCATTCTGGAGAGTTATGAACAGGCGGCACAGATGGCGTATCGCGCTTCTGCCGCCGTGAAAGCGGGGCGTTGA